A single genomic interval of Ignavibacteriales bacterium harbors:
- a CDS encoding T9SS type A sorting domain-containing protein translates to MKYYVHTFFLFLILFITFCIPSITVADTHFVSTSGANSPPYTSWADAASNIQAAVDVSVDGDLILVKDGTYLLLSSLSITKSLTVRSQNGTAVTIIDGNHSVCCVFMNNAGAILDGFTITHGMNLGGYGGGVQCDNGIIQNCIIENNASRDGGGVALDGSGMVINCIIRNNTADWGGGVRCFNGTVRGCLITENTATPHGGGVNIWSRGIIQNCTITNNTATDGAGIRLWNNGIVENSIISFNTGSSNYIIDEGHGNSLSYSCTTPAYTGTGTANITADPLFVAAGSNDYHLSSSSTLKNAGLNATWMNTAIDLDGHSRILDATVDIGAYEYQSVVIGGPVPIASWPVGNPTEYTNPPTLSWYLGTSGAGLSYEIQCVEASETIWPTNYATSSTMSYTFTSGLTAGVQYTWRVRSVHGAVKSNWSAQAFFTMVANTAGVPVVPIASWPIGNPTLYTNPPTLNWYLGTSGAGLSYEIQCVEASETVWPTNYATSSTMSYTFTSGLTAGVQYTWRVRSVLGTVKSDWSTQAFFTMVAANSPVQPIPGSPTNFVTVNTASPELFWYLPTASSDQEYELSYSTSSDMSDAVLINNINSLQYKLDNLNSGETYYWVVQSKKSDGSTSIASQQGAFKIEKTTDVKESKKIIIPDKFNLFQNYPNPFNPETKIGFSIAEAGRFSIKVFNVLGEEVAVLVNREFLPGTYEINFNAGNLVSGIYFYQLNGSQINIIKKMILTK, encoded by the coding sequence ATGAAATACTATGTTCATACGTTTTTTCTTTTTTTAATTCTATTCATTACGTTCTGCATTCCATCAATAACGGTTGCAGATACTCATTTTGTTTCTACATCAGGAGCAAATAGTCCACCTTACACAAGCTGGGCAGACGCTGCAAGTAACATTCAGGCTGCTGTGGATGTTTCTGTTGACGGTGATCTGATCCTTGTGAAAGATGGAACGTATCTTCTTTTATCTTCATTATCCATTACTAAATCTTTAACCGTTCGGAGCCAGAATGGCACTGCGGTTACAATTATCGATGGAAATCATTCCGTTTGTTGTGTATTTATGAATAACGCAGGAGCAATCCTGGATGGATTTACGATAACACATGGAATGAATTTAGGTGGTTATGGGGGTGGAGTACAATGCGATAATGGAATTATCCAGAATTGTATTATTGAGAACAATGCCTCCAGGGATGGTGGCGGAGTTGCTCTTGATGGTTCCGGTATGGTTATTAATTGTATTATCAGAAACAATACAGCAGATTGGGGTGGCGGAGTACGCTGCTTTAATGGAACAGTTCGGGGTTGTTTAATTACAGAAAATACAGCTACTCCTCACGGTGGTGGGGTAAATATTTGGAGTCGCGGAATTATTCAGAATTGTACGATAACGAATAACACAGCAACTGACGGCGCTGGAATTAGGCTTTGGAATAATGGTATAGTTGAAAACTCAATAATTTCTTTTAATACTGGTAGCAGCAACTATATTATCGATGAAGGACACGGAAACAGCCTTTCATACAGTTGTACAACTCCTGCATACACTGGAACAGGAACTGCCAACATAACTGCAGATCCATTATTTGTTGCGGCTGGTTCAAACGATTATCATTTATCAAGCTCTTCAACTCTTAAAAATGCTGGATTAAATGCTACGTGGATGAACACGGCAATTGATTTAGACGGGCACAGCAGAATTCTTGATGCAACAGTTGATATTGGAGCATATGAATATCAAAGTGTTGTGATAGGCGGACCTGTTCCAATAGCATCCTGGCCTGTTGGAAATCCAACAGAGTACACAAATCCACCAACATTGAGTTGGTACTTAGGAACTTCCGGTGCAGGTTTATCATATGAAATCCAATGTGTAGAAGCAAGTGAAACAATATGGCCTACTAATTATGCAACTTCATCAACAATGTCCTATACTTTTACTTCAGGGCTAACTGCTGGAGTTCAATATACTTGGAGAGTAAGATCTGTTCATGGTGCAGTAAAATCCAATTGGTCTGCTCAAGCATTTTTTACGATGGTAGCAAATACTGCCGGAGTACCAGTTGTTCCAATTGCATCGTGGCCTATTGGAAATCCAACACTGTACACTAACCCACCAACATTGAATTGGTACTTAGGAACCTCCGGTGCAGGTTTATCATATGAAATCCAATGTGTAGAAGCAAGTGAAACTGTATGGCCTACTAATTATGCAACTTCATCAACAATGTCTTATACCTTTACTTCAGGACTAACTGCTGGAGTTCAATATACATGGAGAGTAAGATCTGTTCTTGGTACAGTAAAATCTGACTGGTCAACTCAAGCATTTTTTACTATGGTGGCTGCAAATTCTCCTGTACAACCTATTCCTGGCAGTCCAACAAATTTTGTAACGGTAAATACTGCTTCACCAGAATTATTTTGGTACTTACCAACAGCTAGTTCTGATCAAGAATATGAATTAAGTTATTCTACTTCTTCAGATATGTCTGATGCTGTTTTAATTAATAACATTAATTCGTTGCAGTATAAGTTAGATAACTTGAATAGCGGCGAAACTTACTATTGGGTAGTTCAATCCAAAAAATCTGATGGTAGTACTTCAATTGCATCACAGCAGGGTGCGTTTAAAATTGAAAAAACAACAGACGTAAAGGAATCTAAAAAAATTATTATCCCTGATAAATTTAATCTGTTTCAAAACTATCCTAATCCTTTTAATCCGGAAACAAAAATTGGATTCAGTATAGCCGAAGCAGGGCGGTTTTCTATTAAGGTGTTTAACGTTCTTGGTGAGGAAGTTGCTGTTCTTGTGAACAGAGAATTCTTGCCGGGTACGTATGAAATAAACTTTAATGCGGGAAATTTAGTATCGGGAATATATTTTTATCAATTAAATGGAAGCCAAATAAATATCATTAAGAAAATGATATTAACTAAATAG